In Xanthocytophaga agilis, the following are encoded in one genomic region:
- a CDS encoding ABC transporter ATP-binding protein, whose amino-acid sequence MAIRSSTGRSGRPGNETDEKVTLRERLGALRNLPAFFRMVWDASPSLFIANVILRIFRAAIPVLILYIGKLIIDEVILQTKQSNADHEQLWWLIGAELGLAILSDGLGRSIALIDSLLGDLFANKTSVQIMEHAATLDLEQFEDPTFYDKLERARQQTIGRTVLLSQVLGQVQDSITMFFLAGGLVAFNPWLIMVLLLAVIPSFLGENYFNEKSYSLVRGWTPERRELDYLRYMGASDESAKEVKIFGLSDFLINRFKELSWQFYTQNRRLSIRRASWGSLLSGIGTIGYYSAYVLIIWRTIGGKISIGDLTFLAGSFRQLRSLLEGILSRFSSVSQGALYLRDLFEYFDITPNIASLDNALPFPRPIQQGFVFENVGFRYHNSERWANRHLNFTLHPGEKLALVGENGAGKTTLVKLLARLYDPTEGRILLDGRDLREYDLKDLRENIGVIFQDFVRFKMTAGTNIAIGKIGDKENLSRIESSAQQSLANHVIEKLPARYDQMLGRSFGDGVELSGGEWQKVALGRAYMRDAQVLILDEPTAALDARAEYEVFQRFAELTQGKTAVLISHRFSTVRMADRILVLDNGELLEIGSHEELLQVNGRYAELFRLQARGYQ is encoded by the coding sequence ATGGCGATTCGCTCTAGTACTGGTCGTAGTGGCAGACCAGGTAATGAAACTGATGAGAAAGTAACTTTACGGGAACGGCTAGGTGCTTTACGCAACCTGCCTGCTTTCTTTCGCATGGTTTGGGATGCCTCTCCCTCTTTATTTATTGCCAATGTTATCTTACGTATTTTTCGGGCTGCTATACCTGTACTAATACTCTACATTGGTAAATTAATTATAGATGAGGTAATACTTCAGACCAAACAATCCAATGCTGATCATGAACAACTGTGGTGGCTTATTGGTGCAGAACTAGGGCTAGCTATCCTATCAGATGGTTTGGGTAGATCCATTGCCTTGATAGATAGTTTGCTGGGTGATCTGTTTGCCAACAAGACCTCTGTCCAGATTATGGAGCATGCAGCTACACTGGACCTGGAACAGTTTGAAGATCCTACATTTTATGACAAGTTGGAGAGGGCTCGTCAGCAGACTATTGGCCGTACGGTGCTGCTATCTCAGGTGCTCGGTCAGGTACAGGATTCCATCACAATGTTCTTTCTGGCAGGTGGACTGGTTGCATTTAATCCCTGGCTGATTATGGTTTTGCTCTTGGCTGTAATTCCTTCTTTTTTGGGTGAGAACTATTTCAATGAGAAGAGTTATTCGCTGGTGAGAGGGTGGACTCCTGAACGTCGGGAACTGGATTATCTGCGCTATATGGGGGCTAGTGACGAATCGGCGAAGGAGGTGAAGATATTTGGACTATCCGATTTTCTGATTAATCGGTTTAAAGAACTATCCTGGCAGTTTTATACACAGAATAGACGTTTATCTATCCGGAGAGCTTCGTGGGGTAGCTTGCTTTCCGGTATTGGAACAATTGGTTATTATTCGGCATATGTGCTTATTATCTGGCGGACTATAGGAGGGAAGATCTCAATTGGGGATCTGACGTTTCTGGCAGGTTCCTTCAGACAACTGCGTAGTTTGCTGGAAGGTATATTGTCTCGTTTCTCCAGTGTATCACAAGGGGCTCTATATTTACGTGATCTGTTTGAATATTTTGATATAACGCCCAATATCGCTTCTCTCGATAATGCCCTGCCTTTTCCCCGTCCAATTCAACAGGGATTTGTTTTTGAGAATGTTGGCTTTCGGTATCATAATTCAGAACGATGGGCGAACCGACACCTGAACTTTACCTTACATCCGGGAGAGAAGCTGGCTTTGGTAGGGGAGAATGGAGCTGGAAAAACAACACTGGTAAAGTTGCTGGCGCGTCTGTATGATCCAACAGAAGGACGAATTTTACTGGATGGACGCGACTTGCGGGAATATGATCTGAAAGACTTGCGTGAAAATATAGGCGTAATCTTCCAGGACTTTGTACGATTTAAGATGACTGCCGGAACCAACATTGCTATTGGCAAGATTGGAGATAAAGAAAACCTGTCGCGCATTGAATCTTCTGCACAGCAAAGCCTGGCCAATCATGTAATCGAGAAACTGCCTGCCCGTTATGACCAGATGTTGGGACGTAGCTTCGGTGATGGAGTAGAACTATCAGGAGGGGAGTGGCAGAAAGTAGCCCTGGGGCGTGCCTACATGCGTGATGCACAGGTTCTGATTCTCGACGAACCGACTGCCGCTCTGGATGCCCGTGCCGAATACGAAGTATTTCAGCGTTTTGCAGAACTCACTCAGGGGAAAACGGCTGTACTGATATCACACCGCTTCTCTACGGTTCGTATGGCTGATCGGATTCTGGTGCTGGACAATGGCGAATTACTGGAAATTGGTAGTCATGAGGAACTGCTGCAAGTCAATGGTCGCTATGCTGAGCTATTCAGATTACAGGCGAGGGGGTATCAATAA
- a CDS encoding helix-turn-helix domain-containing protein: MEENLKKINPCDENCPVKAALHLLGGKWTLLILFQINDRILRYGELKRTIPGISEKMLIQELNFLVEHKLVSKKSYPEIPPRVEYQLTDLGIKALPIIDKLALFGQENLIGSTL; the protein is encoded by the coding sequence ATGGAAGAAAATTTAAAAAAAATTAATCCTTGTGATGAAAACTGTCCTGTAAAAGCAGCCTTACACTTACTGGGAGGAAAATGGACGTTATTGATACTGTTTCAGATAAACGACAGGATACTGAGATATGGCGAATTGAAAAGAACCATTCCCGGCATAAGCGAAAAGATGTTAATTCAGGAACTAAACTTTCTGGTAGAACATAAGCTGGTAAGCAAAAAATCATATCCCGAAATTCCTCCCCGAGTAGAATACCAACTGACAGACCTTGGCATAAAAGCATTGCCTATTATTGATAAGCTAGCATTATTTGGTCAGGAAAACCTAATTGGGTCTACTCTGTAA
- a CDS encoding SDR family oxidoreductase codes for MKVLIFGATGSQQFNVIGAAKRKGAEVLATTHSQTNFPRLTKAGATPVLADMADANRIIEITKGVDAISFLIPASLPNPADGLQYARNVIDAARINHVKLIVWNTSGYLSPSKTGIPSEDVRLDVKEYFAQSGVPYSIIEPPLYAENLLAPYTVNYVQNQRKVAYPTPEQMPIGWICSEDVGALVAEALFKPELAGQSFQVSGLDNLNGTELAERFSIGLGEKITYYALPPKEFGDILRTFMHDEAATGIQQYYQSLATVSEYPSKYNPNMREVLEKLPVKMTPMEDWVKANRYIFLK; via the coding sequence ATGAAAGTACTAATTTTTGGAGCCACAGGTTCACAACAGTTTAATGTAATTGGAGCAGCAAAAAGAAAAGGTGCAGAGGTACTTGCCACTACACATTCACAAACAAATTTCCCTCGCCTGACAAAAGCAGGTGCCACTCCCGTATTGGCAGATATGGCCGATGCCAACAGAATAATAGAAATTACGAAAGGAGTGGATGCTATTTCATTCTTAATTCCGGCTTCATTGCCTAATCCTGCTGATGGTTTACAATATGCCAGAAATGTGATTGATGCGGCCCGGATAAATCATGTAAAACTTATTGTCTGGAATACTAGCGGTTACCTTTCGCCCTCTAAAACCGGCATTCCCAGTGAGGATGTAAGACTGGATGTCAAAGAATACTTTGCGCAAAGCGGAGTACCCTATAGTATTATCGAGCCACCTTTGTATGCCGAAAACCTCCTGGCTCCCTATACGGTCAACTATGTACAGAATCAGAGAAAGGTAGCCTATCCCACACCAGAACAAATGCCCATTGGCTGGATTTGTTCTGAAGATGTTGGGGCATTGGTAGCCGAAGCTCTTTTCAAACCGGAACTGGCAGGGCAGTCTTTTCAGGTAAGTGGGCTGGACAATCTAAATGGGACTGAACTAGCCGAAAGGTTTTCTATAGGCCTGGGCGAAAAAATCACCTACTATGCTCTACCTCCCAAAGAGTTTGGAGATATCCTGCGAACATTTATGCACGATGAAGCTGCAACTGGCATTCAGCAATACTATCAGAGCCTGGCAACTGTCAGTGAATACCCATCAAAATACAACCCTAATATGCGAGAGGTTTTGGAAAAGCTTCCAGTGAAAATGACCCCAATGGAAGATTGGGTAAAAGCAAACCGGTACATTTTTCTAAAGTAA